The nucleotide window ATTAGATTCGTCGTCACTCTAGAGGCGGCCTTAAATTTCGTTCACCGTATCTTCTCCATTTAACATCAAACATCAAATGATCCAGAACATTTCGTATTTTGTTTTGCAATCTATTTCATAATAATATATAGCCGCTCTCTTtgaaatcggttcttcagttgACTGAACTCACACTAACCCACTCTTCTAAATCAGTCCatcatattaaaacaaaatatcacTCCACAAATCCAAACTAATTCCTGTATAAATAtcgtattttctttttattttaaatttattgatcagcaaaagataaaagaaaaactGAGCTATATATTGAAAAGGTTAATGAGATAAGGAAATAGCAGATCAGATAGTCATCATCTTCCCAAAGCAAAACTGACAAAATTTCGGACGATTTACTACATTACATAATCTATGTAAATACAGGATTTTTTTGCTATATAAAAGAATAATATAGACTATAGATGTCTCTGCTTATACATAATCTATGTAAATATAACTCCCGCgctaatcatttttttttacattttacataATCATattgcattatatatataagaaatagtTCATATTACAACGaaggtttttttatttttaactgttAAAGCAAAGGTTTCATAATCTTTGTAAAGAATTATGTTTATGTGAAAAATTAGGTTATAACGATTCAAAGGAGTCAACGAATATCTGTGGTATTAAAATTATGTCCTTAGATGATatcattatttataaataagatGAAAAAGGTGATGTTATCATTTCTTTGTTCGTTTAAAATATTCGGTCTATCATATTTCAAAACCAAATGGATTATATATTAAACTTACTAACTATATGATAACATGTGTGCCCTAGTTCAACCAGAAAAAAAACATGTGTGCGTCGTCAAcagtaaaacatttttaaacgtTAGATTAACCGACAGACCTATGGAGTGTTAGTAGTTTTAATACACTTTATCACACTGCATTGTACTTATTTTATCCAAATGTtcaaaattatcatatttaatcaACTCAGTTGGAGTTTTACGCAAGCATCCAAGTACGTCGGATTTTGCTTTGgactaaataaattaataaagcaATCCAAGTTAGTTATTGACTATGCCAAAACCATATGATTCTTTTAACGCTGATTAGTCTTTGTTTTGGCATAACGCTGATACAACAAGAAACATTAAATAGACGATGTTATAGCTAACAGCTTAATTTAGTTTTtgtaagtttttatttaaatattcttcATTGTTCTACTCATTTTTAAGATTTTGATTTAGTAGTATGAAAATAGTAATGAATACTTAGTTAAGCCATTACACTACAAGGGTTTCCACAAACAATAGAATCAGTATACAAATCAAGACTGAGATATTTCTCGCCGCTATACTTTTCGTTGAAGATCTATTAGGGGTTGGACCCCAACTCTCGAAGAGGTAAAAAAATCATTGTGATTTTCTATCTCGATGGTTTATCAGGTTCTGAGAACAAATTTTCTCAATTCCACAGGTTAttcctttaattttatttttgttgaaagaaaaACTAATTTCTGCTGGCCAAGCCTTTTTTGTAAGTAGTAAACCAATTCTTTTTTTGTAAGtaactaaactctttttcaaaaaaaaagtaactaaaCTCTTtttgtgaaataaaaaaaacaaacgtgAAATGTACGATAGggaaataacaaaagaaaagaacacGGAGATAAATTAGACCACTAAAGCCACTACTGTCCAGTAATACTTTTTCTAATTGCCGTCTCTTCCACAAGCACATTTTAAAAAGGATAtaagtttattatattttaataatttctttAATTATTAGTGTACCTTTttgattaaaactaaatttaagtAAAAGTAAAAAAGTAATTCTATATAGTCGGTCaatcatttttcttttaatcaCTGCAAGATAAAgggttaataataaaaaaaatgcagGAAATAATTTGGACTGGATTTTACTAATCTGATAAAAAAAATGCAGGAAATAATTTGGACTGgattaataatatctatcattttaaaataaaaattttatattgaaaaaaatatgataaaattattttaaattgataagttaacatattttattttcataaatataaaatatttatgctaaaaatataatatgttggtagaacgggttagtattagtaaactatataatacatgtataaaaatttaacttatcttaaactttttaatataaagtaatttattatataaaattaaacattaaaaaattactaaaaaaatctagcgatttgaattacagatcatgattataataaattaaatataaaattgttttcatatatgttgtttcatgcattaaaaaatttagtttagtaatgaaacgcaaattcaataagacaaatatataataagaaacatatatatgtgatgattttaatttacagcatgaaaactataaaattattatatttggcataattatacaaacatttaaatatgtgagtaacattaaaaatatataattattatatataacaaatatctatatatataaatgtgaaaatatatacctgCACGGCTGTGCGGGTGGAAATATAGTTttgattaaaactaaatttaagtAAAAGTAAAAAAGTAATTCTATATAGTCGGTCaatcatttttcttttaatcaCTGCAAGATAAAgggttaataataaaaaaaatgcagGAAATAATTTTTTCAAGTTTTCATCGTCTTTAAATGACACAAACTATCACTTGATAAGCTACAAATATTACAACTGGAATTTTTTTATGCTTTCAGCATCACATATTGATAATTAGCATCATACTTTTTTCCTTCTAATAAACATCATAACTTCTTAAAAAAAATCCGTGACCTAATACTACTTGAttagttaacttttaaaattttatatacatcTGCATTTTATCTCAAATATgtatactttaaaaataaacacaaaacccataatactaattattttgctgattatatataaaatcaccaaacacaaattttcaattttcaattgacgattaattatttttcactttcatattataaaaatatattcttttataaaattaaaatatagtatttacGAAAATGATCTCAAGTGATATAAAACACACATGTAAACACAAGTTATAGACGTCTATTTCCAAAATAGTGAAACAATTTTTATGCCTGACAAAAATAgggtaaaaaaatttaatagaaAAGAACAGAGTTTTGAACTTTTATGGGTTAGAGTACCTCTATGTTTCAGATatctaattaatatttttactattatataattagtttttGAAAAACGCAAATGTTCTTATAGAAAACTCAAATAGATTTCTAATCGCCATCATAGCTTCTGAAAATAAGTTTTTGAAAGATGCAAAGTGTTGGACAAAAATAATCAAAGCTTAAAAATAgtgtattattaaatatttagaaaCCAAATTAAAAACTAGTACTGTAACACTTGTTTTGGCGCGTTATAGAGAATAGTTTCTAATCGCCATCCTCTCTCCGTCGCGTAGTTCAAGGAGCTTTCCTCTGATCATCCTTAAATATCTCTCTCTCCCTCGTCTTCTTCTTACCTTTGTAACCGAACATGAACTCATCGTCGTTGAACGTCCTTGCTTCTCCTCCTCTTATTTCTACCTTAACACCAACTTTAAAAGCTTTCCATCGAATTAACTTTTCTTCCAAGCTCTCTAAAAGGATCAGATGCATGCACGATCCCAGCATCAATCTTAACTTCGGTTCGAGATCGAATCCAAAACATGACTTCCCTGTTTCTCTTGCCACGGCTTTCGTCGAAGCTCCCTTgggaacaacaacaacaacctcgGCCGACAAGCTCCACCTCCTCGTATCCGAGTTCCGGTCCTTAACCGAGCCCATCGACCGAGTCAAACGTCTCTTGAGCTACGCGACGGCTCTAGCTCCCCTCGACGACTCGGCTCGCGTTCCGGCGAACCGAGTCACGGGGTGCACGACTCAGGTATGGTTGGAGATCAAGGTGGACGAGTTAGGTAGGATGAGGTTTAAAGCAGACAGCGATTCAGAGATCTCGAAAGGGTTCTGTTCTTGTCTTATCTGGATCCTCGACGGTGCTAAACCGGAGGAAGTGATGGGCGTGAGTGGCGAGGACTTGTCGGAGATGAACGTTGGGGTTCACGGGAAGGTCCAGTCAAGGGTTAACACGTGGCATAACGTATTGATGAGTATGCAGAAACGGACCATGGCTCTTGTCGGTGATGCTGACGTGGAGCACCGGGAAGGAGACAGATCAGAACCTCATCCCCATAATCTTTTGTTTGATTATGTTAATGGGAGAAGTTACGTGGAATCTTCATCTAAGGTTGATCGTGATTACTCCATCTCGCTGCTTCCTTTGGGTTATGATTTTACGATATGAAATGTTGCTGGTGCGTTTCTTTAGAATGTTTTTGTAAAGTCTTCTGGAACATAAATTGAAAGTTTGTGTTTCTGTATTTTGCAATTTATAGTTTTTAGGATAACCCACTTTTAGTTAGTAAGATTATTAACATAAATGGTGATAAGATAATCCTAAGATTAAAACCCGGATTCTCTTCCAGATCCAAGTCTTACTATGTGAGAAGAGGTTTAGTCGTTGGCAACAACAAAACTTTTAGTCGTTGGTCAAAGAAACCATAGCAACAAAGATAAAGGATTGCATAAgttgaaaaagagaaaaaaactacTTAATATGGATCATTGATGAAATCCTCTCGCGCAAACTATTGAATCGAAAAATAACAGACtatgaaataacaaaactatgacatggtttttttgtgtgtttaataaataatatagtcGTTTAGGGATTTTCCAGAAGAATTATTGAGGACTATGAAAAATGTCTGGAGCCTCCTTTTACTTATAGAGGTGATAAGTAAACCATGGATGGTGTTCAGTCAATCGTCACCATGTTCAGTCACTCAAAACGCTTCTGGTCTATGGTTCAGAAGGAGGAGATAAGGGTGGTGCTTCACTCTGACCAAACGAAGCC belongs to Brassica rapa cultivar Chiifu-401-42 chromosome A07, CAAS_Brap_v3.01, whole genome shotgun sequence and includes:
- the LOC103831207 gene encoding sufE-like protein 2, chloroplastic; protein product: MNSSSLNVLASPPLISTLTPTLKAFHRINFSSKLSKRIRCMHDPSINLNFGSRSNPKHDFPVSLATAFVEAPLGTTTTTSADKLHLLVSEFRSLTEPIDRVKRLLSYATALAPLDDSARVPANRVTGCTTQVWLEIKVDELGRMRFKADSDSEISKGFCSCLIWILDGAKPEEVMGVSGEDLSEMNVGVHGKVQSRVNTWHNVLMSMQKRTMALVGDADVEHREGDRSEPHPHNLLFDYVNGRSYVESSSKVDRDYSISLLPLGYDFTI